The sequence ACCCCTACTACTTGTAACAAAACAAAACCGAACCCTACGCCACGACGTGACCTACTACCATGGTCCATGGGAAATGCTGCCCTGCTTCTCTCACTTTCCACCCGCTGATGCAGAGGAGACGAAGCTAGCAGTGGGACAAGATAGTGGCTATCGATGTGGTAGGGTAATTGTAGTTATTGGATGCGGCTGCGTATAGGTGAAACCCCGGAACAAGTTGCTTCGCGTGGAGAAGAAACCCTACCGTACCCCAAACAAACAAAGtccgcaggggggggggggggggggggggggggggctagtggCCTAAGTTTTGTCCATGATCGATCATGCTGCGCCCGTAGGATGATCAAAATTACTCCGATCAAAATCCGTCCGTTGGATCTGGCGGCATGCATCCACTCGACGAGGGCAGGGGGCAAAGGGTCCCAGCTAGCGAATATACGCTCGCAGCAATGAAGCCGCTGCGATGGATCGAGCTGGCCACTATAGTGCATGCACGTACAGATCGAGATATATCCCCATCGATGAGGCTGGCCTCTTGTCATCCTGCCTTCGCTTTCCTACCTAGTACGTACTCCATCGCGCCGCACCCATTGGGTTGATTTATTGCCGCCCGTGCCAATTACACACAGCGTCCGTCGGTAGCTAGAAAAAACACACTCTCGGTTTTGTGACAGTCAGTCAGTTTCTCCAAGGACCATCCGATGGATCCAACCATTTGGTATACTATACACTCATTTCAGCAACAGTTAATTTCAGATGGAAGTTGTTCAGCGTTTTCAAGACGGGAGCGATGCTCGTTGTGCCGGCGTATCCTCCTCTCCTTGTAAAAAGGAACGGGGTATCTCTCGCGATGACCTGCCTGCGCTTTACATTTGGTATACGGAGTCACGTTTTCCATCCGCGTTGGTTGGGAAATCACGTGCCCTGCTGGGTTTTCGAGTGGCTGAGATTAGTTGGTTACCCCTGAAAGTCGTTGGAAAAGTAGGTTCAGGAATATCACAAGAACATGGTGGCTACGGCACCGGCAGTTGGCGGCAGCAATAGATATGGCACTGTGAGAGTGATGGCCAGTCTCCACGCTTGACAAGAGCTGGTGCGAGCTCTATTAGTAAAGTGACAGCGCAGTGAGGTTTAATTCTACAGCGACACTACGTACGCTTGATCTGGTTTTCATGGCTAGATATCTCTTCAAGCTCTCACCAAAAAATATCCTTGAATGAAAGCAAAACAACGCTTGCTCCTTGACTTTGATGCACAGGTTAAGTAATTATTACAGTCACTGACAGCATCATTAACCTTAATTTGAGCACTGTTTTAAACTGCAACATGCATAGCAACAAATGGGTAGCGGTTAGCTCTCAAACTTTTCTGGCGCGGAGATCCAAATGATGGGAACCCAGCCTAGTTCAGCTGGCTGATAGGAACCAGTCACGACGATCCTCGATCCCCGACTTCTCTTCGGCTCGAATTTAGGTTACTATATTCCGGCCGTGCTAATTGAAGACAATATACTACCTAAATGACCCATGCTAGCTACTAGCTAGTGACAGGATAACATAATTTTACAGCCGCACTCGGTGAAGTAAAGCTCACGAGTCAAAGCGTAATTCCATTCAGTAAAGCAAAGGCATCTACTCATAATGTTAATCCATAATTCAGAGGCATATCTTATTAACTGCTGGTTCCAAACAAGAAGCACAAATCTGTACAAGTTACAAGATGTTCATCTCACCGATCGATCTACACACGCACCAGTTTGGATTCTCATCAACACGCATATGTTACACGTACGGATATGTTAATTACATCACACACAATCGAGCACCAAATTAATCCCAATaccaggaagaggaggaggaagaagataaatTAACCGGGCCATATATATGTATTTGATAGATCGATCGAGATCGAATGGAGTCATCTCAACGTCCACCACACCTTACCTGCCGATGCCGGTCTACCCGGACGAGCCAGCAAGAGAACAGCGGACTtgggcagcgacggcggcggcgatcacCTGCCGGAGGTGTCGGAGGAGCAGTCGCAGTCGACGGCCTCCACCTCGCGCTTGTGGAAGCTGCGGTGGCAGCCGCACGCCGCGCAGAGGAGCGCCTCGGCGCCCGCGGGGGCCGACGCCATGAACTCGCGGCAGCCGTCGACGGCGTACCCACCGATGCCGGCGGCGTGGTTGCGTTGGCACTCCTTGTAGTGCACCACCTTGCCGTCCTTCCTCTCGGGCGCCACCGCCGTGCCGTTGGCGAGCGCCTTGGACGCCGACCGGTCCTGCTGGGGCCCCATGGACGATGGTGCGGACGACGCCTTCTTGCCGGCCGGCGCCCGTCGGGGCTGTGGCGTCTGAGATGGAAGGGAAGGTAGTGGGAAGGCTTTTGCTATCGCGGCCTTGGATGCTGGTACTTATATGGGCAGGAGCACGAGAGAGAGGGGTGATGGTTTTCTCCATTTCTTTTCCGCGGGCACGCAAAAGCTTTACGTGTAATTGCATTGGAAGAAAAAGGAGTCTCGCAAGGTTACAAGAATGGGCACCAGTGCGCACAGTGTTCTTATTTTAGGATCATTCGTCGGAGCATCTGGTTAATTTGGGGCGAGCATTCGGTCCACACGATGGTATCGTGCGTGGTCTGGATTTATTTCTTGTTTACGTAACCAGTTGGCGCCATGATTCGTGTAGCCATTCGTGGTGTTGACATTTTCATGTTTTTCCTTCGTATTACTAAATTTTATGATGGACGCCCGGAGAAcagtggcgttgtctggcgtcgtggtgacgCCGACAACGTTGGACTTGGCAAGATCAATGCGTTGATCTTTTTTGAAGTTGAAACGACGGGAGATGGAGACGACGAATTCTAGAGCGGTGAGGGTATGCTAGACCGGTTGGTGCTCTCGGCTCGCTGTGAGGCGGTTTGATGAGGCTACTGCATTAGATGATGTGGGTTGATGCGAGGTCAGGGCACATCATCAAACTTACAGGAGTAGCAACAAAGATCGCCAAAAagatggctttgggttgatcaatATATTTGTTTTCTCGGACTCCGTTAATAATTTAATAAAAGGATTTTCTATTTCTGTGCCCTGGTTACAaagttgtgctcagttttgcccggGCAAACCAACTCTGCTCACTTTTCCCCTTCATCGCGCCGCTCACCCCCACCAATGCCCAAACATGTGTTTGTCGTCGATTAGGGAGTTGATTGCTAGACGTCGTTGTTACTAACGTGCTGGACACCCGTGTCACGTGGCGCTCTCACAGTCGCCCATGTGTGCGTCCACATGCATGAGTAGTCACATCAGTCCTTTCACACATGGGGAATATGCATCGCCCGCGCGGTTTCCATGCGAGGAGTTGCGTTGCTGGTGTACCCGACACCCGCCTATTAATGGCTTTATAGCCACACGCCATGCACCGGCGTGCACCCACTCCAGCCCAGTCCCCTCCCCTCTTACACCCTTCTTCCTGTCGTGCACCTCCACAActcaaaccctagccgcctccactTCCGCAACCACAACCATGGCCAGCCACGACTGTGGGACGGGAAGCAACAACCGACAAGAGCCTAAGatcgggatgcccaaggcaccccaaggcaatatctAAGAAAGACTCAAGCAGTCAAGCTAGCTTGGGGATGTCTCAAATGGCGTctcctctttcatcttcaaaactatcGTATGTCTCACCCGGATCTATATTTTTGCtcttcacatgatatgtattttacTTGGAGCGTAATTTGTTTTTGATTGTTTTTGTTTGCTTGTTTCTACAATCATTTTTTTCCTGAACACACCTATTAAGAGGGACGCACATTCATATTATATGTATAGAATGTTCATTTGTTCTTCACTTATAATATATGTGAGTTGGGGCAATAActcttgcacttcacttatatttgttacaaCACGATGATATGCTTTTATAGAGATGATTAGGACCCTCTTGATTTAGATAGCTGAATAGTAATTGGTAATTTGCATGAATTATGTGTTGGTCCAAAAATAATGGCTATGTAGGGTGGTAAGATAAAAAATTGCATgcaacttgtagatcattgaactAGATAAACTTAATTAtgtgcaatagttttgcgatattgaGGTAATAATATGTGATCGTGTGAGTGAATGGTTAGAGttaagtaagaatattggtgttaaggtttgagATCGCATTCATGAAAGTGATAACCATTGGTATTAGCT comes from Triticum aestivum cultivar Chinese Spring chromosome 5B, IWGSC CS RefSeq v2.1, whole genome shotgun sequence and encodes:
- the LOC123115963 gene encoding mini zinc finger protein 1 gives rise to the protein MGPQQDRSASKALANGTAVAPERKDGKVVHYKECQRNHAAGIGGYAVDGCREFMASAPAGAEALLCAACGCHRSFHKREVEAVDCDCSSDTSGR